The proteins below are encoded in one region of Paenibacillus sp. YYML68:
- a CDS encoding cobalt-precorrin 5A hydrolase — translation MERPHTGQQGQSVHTQATNATFVQQPQPAPIVLQEGVIPSIVRRSDYAVVAITKHGVELARRLNESFGGSTDVYYMSKFTRGDEAERGIQLFEGSVRLLFPALFPAYSGIICIISLGAVVRMIAPLLQDKKTDPGIVVIDDKGEHVISVLSGHLGGANELTREVAAALGARPVLTTASDVQKTIAVDLFGRRFGWTWESADKLTPVSASVVNEERVAVVQESGEPNWWVYDTPLPPSIRTYGDVRSALEDEPQGALVVTHRLLEPQEEPILANGVLYRPKVIVLGIGCNRGTSAEEISTVIRETLEELRFAWRSVKAVCTIDLKKDEPGLLDVCRTNGWPFICYTPEELNELPIDDPSDTVFKFTGAYGVSEPAAKRYAGCAQLALTKKKSGNVTISVGVIEHAEEAKG, via the coding sequence ATGGAGCGGCCACACACAGGGCAGCAGGGCCAGTCGGTGCACACGCAGGCAACGAATGCTACGTTCGTGCAACAACCGCAGCCTGCTCCTATTGTGCTGCAGGAGGGCGTCATCCCGTCCATCGTGAGGCGAAGTGACTACGCGGTCGTCGCCATTACGAAGCACGGCGTCGAGCTGGCGCGGAGGCTGAACGAGTCGTTCGGCGGCAGCACGGACGTGTACTACATGTCTAAGTTTACGCGTGGTGATGAAGCGGAGCGGGGCATTCAGCTGTTCGAGGGCAGCGTGCGGCTGCTTTTTCCAGCGTTATTCCCAGCGTACTCGGGCATCATCTGCATCATCTCGCTCGGGGCGGTCGTACGCATGATCGCTCCGCTGCTTCAGGATAAGAAGACGGACCCCGGCATCGTCGTCATCGACGACAAGGGCGAGCACGTCATCAGCGTGCTGTCCGGTCATCTCGGCGGCGCGAACGAGCTGACGCGCGAGGTGGCAGCGGCGCTCGGTGCCAGGCCGGTGCTGACGACCGCCTCTGATGTGCAGAAGACGATCGCCGTCGACCTGTTCGGACGCCGCTTCGGCTGGACGTGGGAGAGCGCCGACAAGCTGACGCCTGTCAGCGCCTCGGTGGTGAACGAGGAGCGCGTCGCCGTCGTGCAGGAGTCGGGCGAGCCGAACTGGTGGGTGTACGACACGCCGCTTCCGCCGAGTATTCGTACGTATGGGGACGTCCGGTCGGCGCTCGAGGATGAGCCGCAAGGAGCGCTCGTCGTCACGCATCGGTTGCTGGAGCCCCAGGAGGAGCCGATTCTCGCGAACGGTGTCCTGTACCGACCGAAGGTGATCGTGCTCGGCATCGGCTGCAATCGCGGTACGTCTGCTGAGGAGATCAGCACGGTCATTCGGGAGACGCTGGAGGAGCTGCGATTTGCCTGGAGGAGCGTGAAGGCGGTCTGTACGATTGACTTGAAAAAAGACGAACCAGGTCTCCTCGACGTATGCCGCACGAACGGCTGGCCGTTCATCTGCTACACACCCGAAGAGCTGAACGAGCTGCCGATCGATGACCCGTCCGATACGGTATTCAAGTTCACCGGCGCTTATGGCGTCAGCGAGCCGGCGGCGAAGCGGTACGCGGGCTGCGCGCAGCTCGCGCTGACGAAGAAGAAGAGCGGCAACGTGACGATTTCCGTCGGGGTTATCGAGCACGCCGAGGAAGCGAAGGGGTAG
- a CDS encoding cobyrinate a,c-diamide synthase — protein sequence MNYTSHNELHAAPCRSLVIAGTGSGAGKTTVTIGLMAALRRRGLTVQGFKCGPDYIDPTYHKAVTGRPSRNLDSWMLGEEAVRELYSRATQDADIAVIEGVMGFYDGKDPKSNIGSTAEISQLLGAPVLLVVNCQSMARSAAAIVKGFQLLDPSVRIAAVFANKVGSVNHYRIVKEAIEQECGIPVIGYMVRDEALAMPERQLGLVPSIERGDLGTFFEELASRLEQTTHIEALLELSAACDAVVPSGGGLFREPERRYPVTIAVARDASFSFYYEENLELLQLHGANLVSFSPLAGESVPSEADGIYIGGGFPEEFAERLSEQLQTAESIRIAVRSGMPTLAECGGFMYLTESIRDTAGRSYPMVGLIAGHVTMQRKLAALGLREVSGLPGNYLLPEGEQLRGHEFHYSTYELGEGVEPLPHAYETKGMRGVKQEGVLLGKLIAGYTHLHFASNRRAVVRWLEQCEAYRSARRADA from the coding sequence TTGAACTATACATCTCATAACGAGTTACATGCTGCACCGTGCCGCTCGCTCGTCATTGCGGGCACGGGCAGCGGTGCAGGCAAGACGACGGTCACGATCGGACTCATGGCCGCACTGCGACGTAGAGGCTTGACCGTTCAAGGGTTCAAATGCGGTCCCGATTACATCGATCCGACGTACCATAAGGCGGTGACCGGACGGCCCTCGCGCAATCTCGACAGCTGGATGCTCGGCGAAGAGGCGGTGCGCGAACTATACAGTCGGGCGACGCAGGACGCCGATATAGCGGTCATTGAAGGTGTAATGGGCTTCTACGATGGCAAGGACCCGAAGTCCAACATAGGCAGTACGGCGGAGATCAGTCAGCTGCTCGGAGCGCCTGTGCTACTCGTCGTCAATTGCCAAAGTATGGCGCGCAGTGCGGCTGCAATTGTGAAGGGCTTCCAGCTGCTCGACCCGAGCGTGCGCATCGCCGCTGTCTTCGCTAATAAGGTGGGCAGCGTCAACCATTACCGCATTGTGAAGGAAGCGATCGAGCAGGAGTGCGGCATTCCGGTCATCGGCTACATGGTGCGCGACGAAGCGTTAGCGATGCCGGAGCGGCAGCTCGGGCTTGTCCCTTCGATTGAGCGAGGTGATCTCGGTACATTCTTCGAGGAGCTTGCGAGTCGTCTGGAGCAGACGACGCATATCGAGGCGCTGCTTGAGCTATCCGCAGCCTGTGACGCGGTTGTGCCTAGCGGTGGTGGACTGTTCCGCGAGCCGGAGCGTCGTTATCCGGTTACGATTGCGGTGGCGCGTGATGCTTCTTTTTCCTTCTATTATGAGGAAAATCTAGAGCTGCTCCAGCTGCACGGCGCGAACCTCGTCTCCTTCTCGCCGCTTGCCGGGGAGTCAGTGCCGTCTGAAGCTGATGGCATATACATCGGCGGCGGCTTCCCCGAGGAGTTCGCCGAGCGGCTTAGTGAACAGCTCCAGACGGCGGAGTCGATCCGTATCGCTGTGCGAAGCGGTATGCCGACCCTTGCCGAGTGCGGGGGTTTCATGTACTTGACCGAGTCGATCCGCGACACGGCAGGACGCAGCTACCCGATGGTCGGGCTGATCGCCGGACACGTGACGATGCAACGCAAGCTGGCCGCACTTGGGCTGCGCGAGGTGAGCGGCCTGCCGGGCAACTATTTGCTGCCGGAGGGGGAACAGCTACGCGGACACGAGTTCCACTACTCGACGTATGAGCTGGGAGAGGGTGTTGAGCCGCTGCCACACGCCTATGAAACGAAGGGGATGCGAGGAGTGAAGCAGGAGGGTGTGCTGCTTGGCAAGCTGATCGCAGGCTACACGCATCTGCATTTTGCCTCGAATAGGAGAGCGGTTGTCCGCTGGCTGGAGCAGTGTGAGGCGTATCGAAGTGCACGCCGAGCTGACGCTTGA
- a CDS encoding YjcZ family sporulation protein — translation MTYAGGAFTTTGAILVLFILLVIISRTMLV, via the coding sequence ATGACATACGCAGGCGGTGCTTTTACAACTACAGGTGCAATTTTGGTGCTCTTCATCTTGCTCGTGATCATCAGCCGGACGATGCTGGTTTAA
- a CDS encoding YjcZ family sporulation protein — protein MGACAGLYTSTTVILVLYILLVIVLRTF, from the coding sequence ATGGGTGCTTGCGCAGGTCTGTATACTTCCACAACGGTTATTTTGGTGCTCTACATCTTGCTTGTAATCGTTTTGAGAACATTCTAA
- a CDS encoding lipopolysaccharide assembly protein LapB, whose product MEVGVLGVALYMAAVVLMLRNGLKACLRADGARANRAWRVGCLTAFVSLLLHSLVDITFSYPLLLGLWGLLGVSMCRTEPQTESNVRAFATIPSWAKSLRISGMLLLIVIGVMSIRIGLSEAFYMQAEQMPDSAAGRTEAIQLLERSAALSPAPAMQHERIAGLLLQQAVSSGPASDRTQLKRAAEEASTALIWRPHHPRLLLLACQIEYASGNRAAALERLRELSLRYPFRVDIQEELRRSGG is encoded by the coding sequence ATGGAGGTCGGCGTGCTCGGTGTTGCCTTGTACATGGCCGCTGTCGTGCTGATGCTGCGCAATGGACTGAAGGCTTGCCTCCGTGCTGATGGGGCTCGGGCGAATCGGGCTTGGCGCGTTGGCTGCTTGACCGCCTTCGTCAGCTTGCTGCTGCACAGTCTGGTCGACATTACGTTCAGCTACCCGTTACTGCTCGGCCTGTGGGGCTTGCTGGGCGTGTCCATGTGCAGGACAGAGCCTCAGACCGAGTCGAACGTCCGTGCATTCGCTACAATACCGTCATGGGCAAAATCGCTTCGGATTAGCGGAATGCTACTCTTGATCGTCATTGGCGTCATGTCGATTCGCATAGGTCTGTCCGAAGCATTCTACATGCAAGCTGAACAGATGCCTGATTCGGCTGCAGGACGCACCGAGGCGATTCAGCTGCTGGAACGTAGCGCTGCGCTCTCACCCGCTCCAGCCATGCAGCATGAGCGGATCGCTGGGTTGCTGCTGCAGCAAGCAGTGAGCAGCGGTCCGGCTTCAGACCGCACGCAGCTGAAGCGGGCCGCTGAGGAAGCGTCCACCGCTCTCATCTGGAGGCCGCACCATCCTCGCCTACTGCTCCTCGCATGCCAGATTGAATATGCCAGCGGCAATCGAGCAGCAGCGCTTGAGCGGCTCAGAGAGCTGAGCTTGCGATATCCTTTTCGCGTGGACATTCAAGAGGAGCTTCGGCGCTCAGGAGGATGA
- a CDS encoding S-layer homology domain-containing protein, with amino-acid sequence MLGDFKEPPTFLMHNKEPGRWLEPNEGIVRFTPSRGNSKYLNVTLPYDPWGEYKGPHNTTSIHRDKLSASDFQLVRTSDQAIIGVESIKENNILYYSDVITLQISESLEANKQYELRMSPTSSKNELRLPEWAGDYYSVEISTLSLHNNWYMSMEDMADRYHAHRSIALKNPTPPPPAPDVPRIGGGGGGFLSNPVSDTADGVKLDKSTLSSKLENGADGKSYSRVSITADQMSKAVEALQKKDAKGRTLTLEAAGAEAGAKIDIPASAIKDAIATSAETVLAIQSDAGTYRLPVRVLKNVTEKLGTELKDAKVTISVTKAAESTNDALKSANPGVKPLLANPIEFSIVAETSSGKKTEIHDFDGTYVERTITVPSSLDAAAVSVVTFDPATGQMSFIPAIIRNAEGMAEVTIKSARNSLYTVVEAAKAFDDLKTHWAKSDVEQLASKHIVNGMSESTFAPDQQVTRAQFAAMLVTALGLKADAAAASFADVQATDWYAGSVGTAAKLGLVQGLSAEQFAPNASITREQMAVMIARAMKLAGKQPQLTAAAEVQQLSSFADQETINSWAKTAVAQAVEAKIVNGLSEQGFAPNESATRAQAVVMLKRFLQYVQFMN; translated from the coding sequence ATGCTAGGTGATTTCAAGGAGCCTCCGACGTTCCTGATGCATAATAAGGAGCCCGGACGATGGCTCGAGCCAAACGAAGGAATCGTACGCTTTACACCGTCTCGCGGTAATTCGAAGTACCTGAATGTAACATTGCCCTATGATCCTTGGGGCGAATACAAGGGGCCGCATAACACGACTTCGATACATAGAGATAAGCTGAGCGCATCGGACTTCCAGCTCGTCCGAACTTCTGATCAAGCGATCATTGGGGTTGAGTCGATCAAGGAGAATAATATTTTATATTATTCCGATGTCATAACCCTACAAATCTCTGAGTCGCTAGAAGCAAACAAGCAGTACGAGTTACGCATGTCTCCGACTAGTAGTAAGAATGAGCTTCGACTGCCAGAATGGGCAGGAGACTATTATTCCGTTGAGATCTCTACGTTATCGTTGCATAACAATTGGTATATGTCTATGGAAGACATGGCAGATCGATACCATGCCCATCGTTCCATCGCATTGAAAAATCCGACCCCACCCCCTCCGGCTCCAGACGTGCCTAGAATTGGAGGTGGAGGCGGAGGCTTCCTATCTAATCCGGTATCCGATACGGCAGATGGTGTCAAGCTCGACAAGTCAACCTTGTCCAGCAAGCTTGAGAATGGTGCTGACGGCAAGAGCTATTCCCGCGTGAGCATCACTGCCGATCAGATGAGCAAGGCGGTTGAAGCGCTGCAGAAGAAGGATGCGAAGGGCCGTACGCTCACCTTGGAAGCAGCAGGCGCAGAGGCGGGAGCGAAGATCGATATTCCAGCCTCGGCGATCAAGGATGCAATAGCTACAAGCGCAGAGACTGTACTTGCCATTCAATCGGATGCGGGTACATATCGCTTACCGGTTCGAGTGCTGAAGAATGTGACGGAGAAGCTAGGTACGGAGCTGAAGGATGCGAAGGTGACGATCTCGGTGACGAAGGCTGCCGAGAGCACGAACGATGCACTCAAGAGCGCGAACCCTGGCGTGAAGCCGCTACTGGCGAATCCGATCGAATTCAGCATTGTTGCGGAGACTTCATCGGGTAAGAAGACCGAGATTCACGATTTCGATGGCACCTACGTGGAGCGAACGATTACTGTACCGTCCAGCTTGGATGCCGCTGCCGTCTCCGTTGTTACATTCGATCCGGCAACAGGTCAGATGAGCTTCATCCCTGCTATCATCCGCAATGCTGAAGGTATGGCAGAGGTGACGATCAAGTCAGCTCGCAACAGTCTGTATACCGTAGTCGAAGCGGCGAAGGCGTTCGACGATCTGAAGACACATTGGGCGAAGTCTGATGTGGAGCAGCTTGCCTCGAAGCATATCGTCAACGGAATGAGCGAGTCGACGTTCGCACCGGACCAACAGGTGACCCGGGCGCAGTTCGCTGCGATGCTCGTGACCGCGCTTGGCTTGAAGGCTGATGCGGCCGCCGCGTCGTTCGCCGATGTGCAAGCGACGGATTGGTATGCTGGGTCAGTCGGAACGGCTGCCAAGCTTGGCTTGGTGCAAGGCTTGAGCGCGGAGCAATTTGCCCCGAACGCATCGATTACAAGAGAACAGATGGCTGTCATGATCGCACGCGCGATGAAGCTGGCCGGCAAGCAGCCGCAGCTGACCGCAGCGGCAGAGGTGCAGCAGCTATCGAGCTTTGCAGATCAAGAAACTATCAATAGCTGGGCGAAGACGGCGGTAGCTCAGGCGGTTGAAGCTAAGATCGTGAACGGTCTATCGGAGCAAGGCTTCGCACCGAATGAGTCCGCGACCAGAGCTCAAGCCGTTGTGATGCTGAAGCGTTTCCTGCAATATGTGCAGTTTATGAACTAG
- a CDS encoding YjjG family noncanonical pyrimidine nucleotidase, translated as MPYELILLDVDDTLLDFQLAEEQALVRVFLEQNIHIDQLMMDRFRAINQRLWTQFELGYIELNTLRTERFMRLLTEFHIDGDANRCSEAFLQHLSEEAFMMEGALELCNYLSDQKYRLGIITNGIREVQIRRLQKAGIFDRFEEVIVSEDAGFQKPHQGIFDYTLNKLKVSSKEHVLIIGDSITSDIQGGIQYGIHTCWFNPLGKKNASSFSPNYEIRRLMDVVRILEEYRIS; from the coding sequence ATGCCCTACGAGCTCATTTTGTTGGATGTAGACGATACGTTGTTAGATTTTCAGCTGGCTGAGGAGCAAGCCCTAGTGCGTGTATTTCTAGAGCAGAATATCCACATTGATCAGCTCATGATGGATAGATTTAGGGCGATCAATCAACGGCTGTGGACACAATTTGAGCTTGGTTATATTGAGCTGAATACGTTAAGAACTGAAAGATTTATGCGATTGTTAACAGAGTTTCATATCGATGGTGATGCTAACAGATGTAGTGAGGCGTTTTTGCAACACTTGAGTGAAGAGGCATTCATGATGGAGGGGGCCCTGGAACTCTGTAATTATCTCTCCGATCAGAAGTACAGGCTGGGTATCATCACGAACGGAATTAGGGAAGTGCAGATTCGGAGATTACAGAAGGCTGGAATATTCGACAGGTTTGAAGAGGTTATCGTTTCAGAGGACGCGGGCTTCCAGAAGCCGCATCAAGGGATTTTTGACTACACGTTAAATAAACTGAAAGTCTCGAGTAAAGAGCATGTGTTGATCATAGGGGATTCCATCACTTCAGACATTCAAGGCGGAATTCAATATGGGATTCATACGTGCTGGTTCAATCCGCTAGGGAAGAAGAATGCAAGCTCCTTCAGCCCGAATTATGAGATCAGAAGGTTAATGGATGTCGTACGAATACTTGAAGAATATAGAATATCGTAG
- a CDS encoding SRPBCC family protein codes for MSTLSQIPQVRTEMLIRKPVHEVFQAFVDPEITTKFWFTKSSGHLEIGTRIRWDWEMYGVWDEIFVKELEENQRIVIESSDGTEIEWCFTVRADHETLVAITNSGFSGEPDEIVNQCLDAMGGYTMVLCGLKALLEHNIRLNLVSDRAPDAHVI; via the coding sequence ATGTCAACATTAAGCCAGATACCACAGGTTCGAACTGAAATGCTCATTAGAAAGCCAGTTCATGAAGTTTTTCAAGCGTTTGTCGATCCGGAAATCACTACTAAGTTCTGGTTCACCAAAAGCAGCGGTCATCTGGAAATCGGAACACGTATTCGTTGGGATTGGGAAATGTATGGGGTGTGGGATGAGATATTCGTTAAAGAATTGGAGGAGAATCAACGGATTGTCATTGAATCCTCAGACGGCACTGAGATTGAGTGGTGCTTTACCGTTCGAGCAGATCATGAAACGCTTGTTGCCATCACGAATTCTGGTTTCTCGGGAGAACCCGATGAGATCGTGAACCAATGCTTGGACGCTATGGGTGGATATACGATGGTTCTGTGCGGCTTAAAGGCTCTCTTAGAGCATAACATCAGATTAAATCTAGTATCAGATCGGGCACCTGATGCGCATGTGATCTAA